One Melitaea cinxia chromosome 17, ilMelCinx1.1, whole genome shotgun sequence genomic region harbors:
- the LOC123661363 gene encoding BAG family molecular chaperone regulator 2, protein MEVDVYSVADRLPLIDETTTLATQAPKDRLIAVLDQVEMRVERLRRDTVRIEEERDSLLSTLDSVKHSDLLADISECDKDDIKRYADRILARALTVEVAVRTERDSQQEEALHQVNMFIDQLVMSVHEDTVVAHTRCQTYMNACTSQPDPSSGTDRNFETAILGCTLDDQKRVKKRLQGLLDYIAKMNVTMYS, encoded by the exons ATGGAAGTAGACGTGTATTCTGTTGCTGACCGGCTACCGCTGATTGACGAAACAACAACTCTCGCTACACAGGCACCAAAAGacag GTTGATAGCCGTGCTGGATCAGGTCGAAATGCGTGTGGAGAGGTTGCGGCGTGACACCGTGCGCATTGAAGAGGAACGGGATTCCTTATTGTCTACACTCGACAGTGTGAAACATTCTGATCTTTTAGCTGATATATCCGAAt GTGATAAGGACGATATCAAGCGATACGCGGATCGCATCCTGGCGCGCGCTCTCACCGTGGAGGTGGCCGTTCGCACTGAGCGGGACTCGCAGCAGGAGGAGGCTCTGCATCAG gTGAACATGTTCATAGATCAGCTAGTGATGTCGGTGCACGAGGATACGGTGGTTGCCCACACGCGCTGTCAGACCTACATGAATGCCTGCACTTCCCAGCCCGATCCTAGCAGTGGGACCGACAGGAACTTCGAGACCGCCATTCTGGGCTGTACCCTCGACGATCAGAAACGCGTCAAGAAACGCCTTCAAGGTCTCCTGGACTACATCGCGAAAATGAACGTCACGATGTACTCGTGA
- the LOC123661523 gene encoding ras-related protein Rab-23, with protein MREEELEVALKVVIVGDGGVGKSSMIQRYCRGTFTRDYKKTIGVDFLERQIDIDGEEVRLMLWDTAGQEEFDAITKAYYRGAHACVLAFSTTDRDSFLALHSWKLKVENECGEIPTIIVQNKIDLMDQCVVGPDEAELVARALGCRLMRASVKEDVNVGAVFRALAARCLADARRERADTPPACVAPVIGTFTNHNSNGTILLRPAKHRPGGKKKNVLKSACRIL; from the exons ATGCGCGAGGAGGAGCTCGAGGTGGCGCTCAAGGTGGTGATAGTGGGCGACGGAGGGGTCGGCAAGTCTAGCATGATCCAGCGCTACTGTCGCGGAACCTTTACGCGCGACTACAAGAAGACCATTGGCGTGGACTTCCTTGAACGACAAATTGA tattgacGGTGAGGAGGTCCGCTTGATGTTATGGGACACGGCAGGGCAGGAAGAGTTCGACGCAATCACGAAGGCGTACTATAGAGGCGCGCACGCCTGCGTCCTGGCCTTCTCAACCACAGACAGAGATTCCTTCCTTGCACTACACTCTTGGAAACTAAAG GTGGAGAATGAATGCGGAGAAATACCCACAATAATAGTACAGAACAAAATTGATCTTATGGATCAGTGTGTTGTTGGACC CGACGAGGCTGAGTTAGTGGCTCGCGCGCTGGGCTGCCGGCTGATGCGCGCGTCGGTGAAGGAGGACGTGAACGTGGGCGCCGTGTTCCGCGCGCTCGCCGCGCGCTGCCTCGCGGACGCGCGGCGCGAGCGCGCGGACACGCCGCCCGCCTGCGTGGCGCCCGTCATCG GCACATTCACAAACCATAACAGCAACGGCACGATTCTTTTGCGGCCGGCGAAACACCGGCCCGGTGGTAAAAAGAAGAATGTACTTAAAAGTGCGTGTCGAATATTGTGA
- the LOC123661524 gene encoding uncharacterized protein LOC123661524: MSRWFYGFFAIFIFISTDVTCVKNVESEEQCIDYYKSGDIFDLNLLAGDWYAVYYWPPIQRRNSCKIIKFQKVNRSELEAGCKNTLAIKDTILKSSYKNSSGKQTNVYYYGEEEVKHQIRSCDRISKYIFIDIDDGYVMGINCSSEGRGILLARNLPTNAEVQDVVDDIDIMTGREGSPDCPLAT; the protein is encoded by the coding sequence ATGTCTCGCTGGTTTTACGGGTTTTTTGCGATATTTATCTTCATTTCGACCGATGTGACCTGCGTCAAGAATGTGGAAAGCGAGGAACAGTGTATCGATTACTATAAAAGTGGTGATATTTTCGATTTAAACCTGTTGGCCGGTGACTGGTACGCGGTGTATTACTGGCCGCCGATACAGAGACGAAATAgctgtaaaattattaaatttcaaaaggtTAATCGATCAGAATTAGAGGCCGGTTGTAAGAATACTTTGGCGATAAAAGATACAATTTTGAAATCGAGTTACAAGAACAGTTCCGGTAAACAAACGAATGTTTACTATTACGGTGAAGAGGAAGTTAAACACCAAATTCGTTCGTGTGATCGCATATCGAAGTACATATTCATAGACATAGATGATGGATACGTGATGGGAATCAATTGTTCGTCAGAGGGCAGAGGAATTCTCCTAGCTAGAAATCTACCGACGAATGCGGAAGTGCAAGACGTCGTGGATGACATAGACATTATGACGGGCCGTGAAGGAAGCCCGGATTGCCCGCTTgctacttaa